The DNA window gcgcatatgcgcaatggatgcgcacatgcactaccgtgaggcgcgcgtagaatcagctcgaggaaggaaagaagagacctgaccgcccatgcgtcgctgcaatgattgacagcactcgacatctgaacaataagaggggtgcgctggcaggcacttgcagagctgcagcaggtgaagagttgtccacatgtcgtccaaaagagcctcaggagtatgtgtgGGGAAGGCAGGGCAGGCTCCatggagggggagacccgagcctcgggggtatgtgcagggccgggaggtcggatgctcccagagaggggagagggagaaatatagctaaatcagatgcaaatagaaaagaatgtctctgtattttatttctgttttcagtgtttaattaaggtgggagaggcggagggctgagggagattggacgcctccagagaggggagagggagaaatataacaaagtaagattaaataggaaaaacctgtctccctcttttattttattttcagtgtttaatcaagggtgggggattgaggtggtggaagttactttgttttgatgagtaatgatgatgatggctatttgtgactcagatttgtttatttatttatttcagtttgaagttatttttatttaatatttatttatttatttcaggttgaattttttattttatttgattcatacagccaaactactgtatctacagtacatttgttattgccagtaaaggttgtcaagttaaatggaaAGTTGttgtatggtcattttgtaccttttGTAcctttcgcttagggccccagtttggtcaggggcagccctgataTCGACTGTAGTAAATGTCACGGAGAGAGAAGTTAACAAAAGTAATGACCCAATAGtctgtctctgttctctctgtggTTTCTTTAAACTAGTCTCATATTTACATGGTAAGTTGATGACGTTCGTACATACAGTGCACAGAGAAAAACCATCAGAGCTCAGCGGTGTGTATTTCGCAAAGTGCCCATGATTCACTGATTACAGTAAAACTTCTGTATTTGTCACCCTGGACTCTATCTCCTGatgtttgtgtctaagtgactaatggaagaacaagttttgaaattggtccgGTATTAAACCAGAGCGCTGCATCTTCAAGAAATAGCACACAGCCAATGtgcgtccactaaaagtgcttgtttttgttttgcagctgacaggctcagactgttattagaagtgtctgacagcattatggaaatgatccctacagagaaatacagCGTTTAGTCTTGACCTTTGGCTTGATCCCgtctgtgtgttattgtgtctgAGTCTCGCTCAAGGACAAGTCTCATTCTGAGCTCTCATGAGTTGAGTTGTTGTTGcaggatgattttatgtgtAATGTGTCATTTCTCACAGAGCActtgttcttttctttacaGCAGGCATCAGTGGAACAACCACCTATCGCTACTACAGAGCTGGAGATGATGCCACTCTGCCCTGTGCCACTGCATCACCCTCTGACACAACATGCTCCACCTTTATATGGCTTTACAACTGCAATCAATATCAGACTTTCATTGAGGTTCAGAATGGAAATGTTGTGAAGAGCTCAGCCCGAGCTGCCAGGCTGAGTGTGGACACTGGCTGCTCTTTGGTCATTAACAACGTAACTGCTGAGGATGTTGGTCACTACACCTGTCGGCAGGGGAGGAGCACTGATCATGATGCAGTCGTGTATTTAAATGTTCTGACAAGTGAgtctcattttaattaaaaaaaaacacggaTGTTATCAGGAAGTAGTTcttatttttgcatgttttatggGGCAAATGTTGCAATATACCAAGCTCAGCCTCAGTTCCAGCTTTACTATATTGTTGTCCAGTACTCACAGTGATTCATGGACAAAGTAATCTTCCCCCATAACATCGACTGACATATGGATTTGCTGATGAATATTCTTCACAAGTTTcctttcttcattttgtttactcatttgttgaaacattaatgaaaggTTGTGACTCCACCTTCATATTTTCACTCAGTGAAGCAATGATGACACAAAATGGATAGAAACTTGTCAGGGTCTGGTAGTAAAGTTGTTGACTTTCTCCAagatgtcaaatattttttttcgcTGAGTTAACAGTTTACACttgctctctctcagtctctccatCTCCACCAGACGCTGATCCAAAGAGGGACGGTGAAGTCACATTAGAGTGCTCTCTGTTGAGATACAGAAGCCTCGGTCCTTGTCCACAGAACAGCGTCCGCTGGGTGAATGAGACAGGAGCTGTGCTGCTTGGTGAAGGTGTCGGGTACAAGttcctcagacagacagaatgtGTCTCTGCTCTGACTGTGAAGCGTCAGAGTGgcaacaacaggaaatacacctGCCAGTTTGTTGATAACAACAAAGTAGAGATAGAGGCTGACTACACACCTGACTTCACAggtgagtcaacagatagtcAGACACAAACATCTAATGAGGGTGAGATAACATGCAGCTCACTGGGCACAAAGCTTTGCAGATGAAATAGGAAAAAGGAAATGAATATGGTTATTTAGTTCTGCAGGAAATTAAATATTGCATGTATTTACtaacctgtttgtttttctaaccCATGTTCAACAGAATCCACAGGCTGGTCTCCTCTGAGCTACGTCATGTTGGCTCTGCGTATTGCAGGACTGATCCTGATGATCGTAATCACCATTCATGTCATCAGAATCAAATGTGAGGAAATTCAGGTTGTCATTTGCTGGAATTAGTTAAAATTAATCTCAATTTAAtgctactttttattttgtcctcCAGGGAACACAAAACCACTTGATGATGACGACAGTGTGAGTTGAAATAAATGTTCCTTCTGTGACCACAGAGGCTGCCGTCGCTCTGCTTCGTTCTCTTGAACCAGTCATGACCACTCTCCTGTGTTGTGTTGGATTTCACAGGAAAACAATGATGGTGACGTCCAATATGAAAATGATGGAGCACGTCCTGCTACTGCAAGACTGCACTGATCAACAACTTCCACACCAACTTCAGATCATCACAAAGTCACATAGCATCAGTCATTTTACACTTGTGATCAAAGCTTTGACTTAAAATGACTGTTCTATATTTAGGATAAATTGCTCGCTCTTTTTACACCTTAAGTGATGTAAGGAATATCTGTCAAACTGTTTTCTGTGCCAAAAACAAGCAGATGTTGTATCTTCAGATTGTACTGTAAAAAAGTCACTCATATTGACAGCTGTATGTCACCTTTTATTacagtttaaacacacattgCTCAGCTAAACACTGTAAtactgaaacacaaagaggtaaCTTTGTAGTAACATCACTGTAACTTTGAAGGATACCCACTTTATTTGTCTCAGACTGCTATAGAGCATCATATTAGCCTCAGTTTAACTTCATCATGTAGATTTTGCCAGGAAAGGACTGTATTTTGTGGACAATGACCAAAACCTGTTTCTATGTACATATGGGCATGTAAATATTGTATTAAATTACACTTGAACAATTGTGAACCTGTCCATTTACTTAACTTCAGCTGTAAAATCAGTCATATAACTTgttgaatctgtcctgtctcCTGGTTTCCCCTCTTGTATGGTGAATACAGactgctgccatctgctggtatggagagttatttgtTTTAGAGTTATTATGTGCCTGTTAatatttgtggtgtgttcaagtgcaacgtTTTGGCCTGAGACAAGGCGACATGAGGTGATGCAACAGATAGCTGTCGTCACCACTGCTTCTTtggtgtcagtttggtgtgtctgggcctttatgTGAAACAACTGAAACTCTTGGAGCTTTAACAGAAAGTAGAGAGTTCATGAATGATCCCATCCTTCACAGTAAGAAGATAGGTCTAGATAGAAAATAGGTTTCCAGGCCTTTAAGCCACATTTGAAGAGCTCAATGATGTTTGAAGAGCCACTGTGATATATTAATAGATAGAAAACACACTACTAGAATCTGAGGATGGAGCTAAGGATTAAAATCAATACAGTTAAAGAGATTTGCTGAAGTTAATAAACTACAGTA is part of the Epinephelus fuscoguttatus linkage group LG11, E.fuscoguttatus.final_Chr_v1 genome and encodes:
- the LOC125896692 gene encoding uncharacterized protein LOC125896692, translating into MDTKLFLIFVLQFQAGISGTTTYRYYRAGDDATLPCATASPSDTTCSTFIWLYNCNQYQTFIEVQNGNVVKSSARAARLSVDTGCSLVINNVTAEDVGHYTCRQGRSTDHDAVVYLNVLTISPSPPDADPKRDGEVTLECSLLRYRSLGPCPQNSVRWVNETGAVLLGEGVGYKFLRQTECVSALTVKRQSGNNRKYTCQFVDNNKVEIEADYTPDFTESTGWSPLSYVMLALRIAGLILMIVITIHVIRIKWNTKPLDDDDSENNDGDVQHENDGARPAAARLH